The Drosophila nasuta strain 15112-1781.00 chromosome 2R, ASM2355853v1, whole genome shotgun sequence genome segment GCCAGCTGTGTGCCACGCAGACAATGAAGAAGCAGCcggtgtggcatgtggcatgtggcaagtggaaTGTGAGggactctttctctctgcgGTTAACAATGGTGCGTCTCCTGGCCCATAGTTTGCGTATTTTGCGGTTGCAACTGTATCCCTCGCCATCTACTCCTCCATCTCTTGCTCTTTTGCCAACGTTTGCTTATCCCCGAAAAACGCCCTTGGGGAATCAACTCAATTTATTATTGGTGCTAGTCGAAagcccacaaaaaaaagagagaagagctaaaacaaaaattggcTTTTTAAAGCGTTAAAGTTCGAGCGAACcgaattcaattaaatcaaacaaaaatgtttgtctgtgagtgtgtgtgtgtgtgtgtgtgtgaggtgtTAGAGAGAGTGGGAGGCGTGGCTGTCTGCGAGGGGCGTTTATCAGCAAATGCgcacaaacaacacaaaaaaaaaggcgcAATTTTCCAATTGAATAATTGTCGCCGGCaagttttcacttttgttgGCCAGACGCAGCCAAGCGCAGCAAGATAGAAGCAAAGGACACCGACTGGACATTTCGCCCTCGTCGAGGTCCTgtgactgtctgtgtgtggggAAGAGCTGGCTATGGCCATTCAACGGCTCAACAGTTTGCCAGTGTTTCAAATATTGCTCAGTTTTCTCAGTACTTTTTGTGCTGCGTTTGAGTCTCTTTTGGAGGGTCTGAGTGTTTGCTTTGCCATTGAATGGCTTTTGCCAACGttgtctttctttctcttttctttactctctttctctctttccctctctacTGCTCTCTGCTCAGCTGCACACAGCcttttaacaacaattttcttGTCTATTTTCAGGATGATTTGCCGGGCCAAGCGCTGTTGGATGTCGTTTTTGCCAGGCTCAATTTAATCGAGACTTCATACTTTGGCATTCGCTACATAGACGACGAGAATCAAACGGTAAGTGAAagagaagcagcaaaaaaaaggcgACCAAGAGCCGGATATGGCAGATGCCTGCCATATCCTGACTCCTTGCTCCTGACTCCATGCTGCTTGCTGGCAAACATATTggtttttaaaattcattttcgttttcattgaAATTCATTGAGGCGCAGGCGAAGCGTTaagaatgaaaacaaaaagcgagTCACATAGAACTCTTTGAGCCAGCCGGCGAGACGAAAGCGCCTGCAAggcaaattatataatttcgCTTTCCCTCGCTGGCAAAGCACAGAAAAGGGCAGGAACAGGAAGCGTCACCTTGGCCTTCATTGAAATTCACTTTTATGCCAGAACGCATGTCCTGCGCgtccttttgtgtgtgtgtgtgtgtgatggcCATAAAAAACGCTTATACATATGTTAGTTCAAAGTGCCAGTCAGCCTCACCTGCTGTCGCTTTGTCTcgcacattgcgtatacgccatgttgttatcaatttaaaattttcttttctttcgcAGCACTGGCTGGATCCAGCGTCACGCATTTcacgccaactaaagcccaAATCGGATCCATATGATTTGTATTTTGGCGTTAAATTTTATGCCGCCGATCCTTGTAAACTGCTCGAGGAGATAACGAGGTGAGTCGCGTAGTACTTTAATGTACGTAAATGAAATGCTTTTCATTGTCATTATTAAAGTTGTGGGCAATTAAATGTTGCACAATTTTAttacataaattcaatttattaattgccaCACGCATACGCATACGCATACTCAGACAAATGCTCATAGTCgcaattcaataataaaaagcaaattaatcGAGTCGAGGGCAGAGGACTTTGGTCAGAGAGCAGACAACTAATGGATGGTGCATAATGCATTTAATACACATTTATGTGAGATATAGAGGGAGGGAGAGTAGAGTGTAGAGAgtgagtgttgtgtgtgcataGCAAGCAAAATGAATTGCGAAAAGCGCCAATCGTCATGAAATTGCGAAAATCCCCAAAGGGGCAATTCCATGGCTATTAGCAAAGATGAGAGGCGAAAAGGATGGGAAATTGTATGCCAAATGTCGTGTTCTATCCAGACTGCAGTTAGCTGCATTTATCAAGCATTTGgtgtgtgcaaatatttgcgctTAATACGACGACacgttggctgctgctgttgctgttgctgccgctgttgccaCCATAATCGTCaccaagtgcagcagcagcaacagtgcTTCCAAGAGGGAGGAAAACGGAGGAGCGGAAACGGATGCCAATCGTTGGCCAAACATGATCAAAACTCGTGCACAACTGCTGCGCTAATATTGGCgcatataaatgaaaatgcacTGAAAATGCACTTATAAAGCCAGCCAGCTGAAGAGTCCATTGCattgcatattattttgtagCGAGGGCGAGAACTGGagaatttttgttattttagcTATACAAAGTCTGCGGCGTACAATAAACGGCAATTGACTTTCGACTGCTGGACGCAGATTGTGGCATTTTCCAAGAGCTACACTAAAAACGGTTCTATTAACAATATTGACGATAATACACAGCAATAGGATTACACATCCAACATCAGTTCGTTAGGCAAACAAGCAACTTGAGCTAGGCAAATAATTGTGTGTAATATTGttgcaaagcaaaagtttCGTTTGTTTAGGGCACATTAAAGTCCCatcacacatgtgtgtgtggccaactaattaaatttgtttcgttttatttatgCCACGCAGATATCAACTTTTCCTGCAAGTCAAACAGGATGTGCTACAGGGTCGACTGCCTGTTGCCTTCGAGTTGGCCGCCGAATTGGGCGCCTTTGTGGTGCAATGTGAGTATGATGAACGAAAGGTTGTAAATGTTACAACACGAACACATAATATTtgtgattttgattttgatttacaGCCGAATTGGGGGACTACGATCAGCGGCGGCATTCAAAGGGTTATGTGTCGGAGTTTCGCCTGCTGCCCAATCAGAGCAGCGAGTTGGAAGCCCGCGTCTCGGAGCTGCATCAACAGCTCAAGGGCATGTCGCCATCGAGTGCCGAGTTGAACTATTTGGATAAAGTCAAATGGCATGACATGTACGGTGTTGATTTGCATCCCGTGCTGGTAAGTTTAACCACCAAGGAAGGAAAGGGAGGGAGGCGAACCGAAGCAAGCGCCCATAAAAGGGGTCAATGCGAATGCAAAGTTTAATTTCGTTTCATGgcaaatattataaatcaTTTGCTCAACATTTTTGGGGGAGACCAACGCAATGATTATACTCACTTCGAGCCACGCCCCCATCGCTGTCTCGAGCAAGTCTAACCCCATATCCACAACCCCCACTAACTCccaacttcaactccatcTCCAACTCCTTCGCCTTTGTTGTAGCTGCTTTTGTGCTGCGTAAGTTGGcacttcatttgcattttttattgccCTTTACTTTGATATCAAACCTCAATAAATCACCAGCTGTGTTTGTATACGAGACATATGCAcatgtgtgttgttgttgtgtgtgtgttggaggGGGGTGTGGAGCGGGGCAACCCTTGTACTCTACACATGCCTGTGGTATGTGTGCTCGCCCTTGccttctctgctctgctgtgcTCTGTTTGTTTATAGACACAAATCATTGACTATCGCGGCGCCAGTTGCCAGACCCCTTTTCCCCCCCTTCCAGTCACTCTCCTTGCCCTTCTggccatttgtttttttttaatttaattaacagctaaaattacaatttctttttatgaTTTCTTACTGTTTAACTGCCAACAAAAGGGAAAAGAGAAGGGGGAAGCAAGAGGGTTGACAGCAGTTGCTAATAGGCCAAGCTGCCCAATAAgaaacttttctttttcgcttGTTAACACAGAGAATTCTTCTTTCTGTTTCAAAAGAAACTTTTGTCGCCTCGCCTGCTTAGGCTAAAACAATGGCCATCGCGCTCGTTGTGCCAACTTTCAACTCCGAACTTcaaaaactgaaactcaagAACATTTTCCATTCTCGAAACTCATTCGCAATTCTCTTTTTGTTCGTGTTATTTTTTTCGCAGGGCGAGGACAGCGTGGAATACTTTTTGGGCCTGACACCCAGCGGAATTGTCGTGCTGCGCAACAAGACGACGGTGGCTCATTACTATTGGCCGCGCATTGCCAAAGTTTATTATAAAGGACGCTATTTTATGCTCAGGATAAGcgataaaaatgtaaatttcaacGCACCCGGCACCCAACAATGCCCATTGCCAtagctctctctttctgtatATAGCtgtgacgatgacgatggcgatgacgacgacgacgacgacgaagagaAGACCAAGTATTTGCTCTTAGCCATAAATATTTCGCTCTCGAGTGCTTCACACAATTTGCAGTCCGTTTGCCATTGTGCTCTTCAAGTTTTTAATGCtttcttctactttttttttgaggggGAAAGGGTATAAACAGACTCACACTCAAACTCTGAGTCACTTTGTCAGCTGATAAAGTTTAACATGTACTTCGTTGTAGAACACATAATATTAGCTTCGGATAAAGTTTAGCTTTCACACCTTATCTTCTATGTAGCATATAATTCTATTCCAGTTGAAAGTAAAATAGCCGTCAACCGCATAAAACTAATAACAACCGTGTATTTAAtagaaatgccaaaaataaatgtgaatacCGATTAAGTCGaagtaatgaaattaaaaattcctTAATTCATATTAGATTGAAAAATCTTTGgacttttcaaaaattttaaatgcgaGCATTGATTTCTTTAAGCAAGGAATAATAATAGggttattatattttactaaaatggtttaaattacaaatcaaTACTTCATAAACCAATATATTCACATTTATAGAATAAACATTTAggtatttcaaaatatttcaaaaataatttccaGTTTTATTGGAtgttttaaagtttatatctTCTAAAGTTTAAGTACAGTTTTCCAATGAAACTTAGTACTTTTTATAAGCTGCTATTGCTTGCACCTCAAAAGAAAGCGTATTCAAGTTTCGTTGAGAgtttaaaatttgtgtttttggttgGTAGCCATTTTGCAGTGTCGCCAATTTTTACGTTGGGTGACAACTTTTAGCTGTCAACGTTGTTCTCAAGTAAGGCTGTGAGCTGTGAAGAAGCACTCGTTAGACAACAAGTAGCTGGTTGATGATATCTCGTGGTATCTCTTGGTAGCTACCAAGCCCAAAAGAGCTGCTAGCTAGCTGGTTGCTATTCTAACTTGAACACTTTTTGGTGCTAACGCTTTGATAATCAAAAAACTTTTCTTCAGTTGACGCACACAAAAGCGAAACTTTCgtattttcacattttcaacGGTTtcgttttttctctttgctatTTTTTGGCTAGAATcggttttttcttcttcgtttttttcttgtgtcAAAGAATTCACACTTTacattggcaaaaaaaaaaaggggaagTTTGCTGCGACGCAGAATTCACTCGGGCATTCATTCACTCAATTTGCCGTTTTACTtggcaactgctgcagctttTGTCGGCaaaaggttttctttttttgtgtgtcgtGGCAACTCCAAACATCGTCCAATTCTCTGGttcgtcgttgtcgctgtctcgctgtcgtcatcgtcatcatcgtgaCTTGACTTGGTGCTTATCACACTTATGTGTGTATATTGTGGATTCTCTTCTCGTTTTTTGCAGAATGAGCTCAGCACTTATGGCTTTGAGACTCCAAGGAAATCGGCGTGCAAACATTTGTGGCGCTGCTGCGTGGAGCATCATGCGTTCTTCAGGCAGGTGCGCGTTGCACCGCTGCCCAATTCACAGTCACATGCAGCGGATTTGTTTCAACTCGGTTCGCGCTTTAGACACAGGTGAGTACACATACacgaagaaagagagagaactgCCGGAAGTGTTTGCAGCCAACTCACTGTGGGAGTTGCacattaaataaagttattaagCGCAAGCTGAGCTCAATTTATTAGCCGCCAGTCGAGCCAATTTAAAGTGCAGGGCCCCCGAAAAGTGCagccaattaaaatgtaacCCACAGACACTTGAAATCCTTGTGCAGCTCATGTGATTAGATCATTAAGGGCACTCGagcacagagcagagcaaaaaaaagcaaagtcaGTGCTGAGCAAAATTCACAACTTCCAGCTGAACAGCTTCGATACAACGCTGCAGTTTTTTGCTGGTTGGCGGCATCTCTAATGCCGAGTTAAACTCACATAGATCAAGTTTACACCAAACTcttgggctgctgctgctgctgctgctgttgctgccccaGCTAATTGGAAGTCCAATAAAAATGTCGGATCTGCAGGCAGTCGGCAGTTGGGAGTTGggagttgtagttgtagttgggAGTCGTTCAACAAAACGCAAGTCGAGTGCAAAGCCCACTAATGACTTTCTGTGAAATGCCTGCGGGACCAAAATGCAAGGCAATTGTGCATGACGAATGTGGCAGGAACCCTAGGCACAGTCCGGACTTGCCACCTACTTCTCCTCCCACCTTCAACTGCTAGTTGACTGCCGCAGGTCCCTGTTTATGACAGCCATTTGTGGTGACTGCGGCTGCCCATTTGCCTGGGCAGTACCaacgaaaaaattaaaaaaaacaagtagaAAATAAACTTTCTTGCACTTGGTGAACTTGGCTAAATCGAGCTCACGTGGCTAACCGAGAGActcaaaacgaaacgaaacgaaatgaaacgaaactaTTAGCCAAAACTAGAGAAGGAgaatttcgttttcgttgtgaATACttctcttctgttttttttcggCTAGCAAACTTTTGGGGCGCCGTCGCATTTTACGACTGCGCGCCTACCACAAGAACCACACGAGCTCTCGGCGAGTTGTTCTCGAAGTTGAATGCCTGCCtgcgtttttaatttgtgaaaCAAATGAAAGTTTTTACAACCTTTTTATGGTTCACTGTTCATTATTACCGGCCAAGCCAAGCCGAGCCGGGCCAGCGTCTTGTGTcgtatttctattttctatttggGTTTTCTCGCTTTTACATTTCTGTTTTGACCAtttctctcttattttttttttctttgtttttgtgaataaacatagtatactatatattttgtacgaCTTTATGCctacttttatgttttgtgtgCGCTGTGCCCTTCGCATGTCtgaccaacaaccaacaaccactCCCCACCTTGAACACCCAACCAATCAACCGAACAGTCGCACGGACAAGCAAACGGAGAAGGATGCACTTGCCGCCGGACGTGCGCCGCCAGCGTTTACGCGTGTTCCCTCCAAGCGCCAGCCACGACGCGTGATTGATGACTTttttaacagcaacaacggagGTGGTGGCGGAGGCGGTGGAGGCGGCGGTGGAGGAGGTGGCATCATCTCTATGGGCAACCGTCCGCTGCCacagccgctgccgctgcagagcttggccaacagcaatggcaacagcgcCAAGTGAGTACTCCAAAATATCcatcatttgttttcatttcatgcaCAAAAGTTTTTGATTTACCCAACGTCAGTCTACACCCATATAACCagatatataagtatatatatatatatatacacattttttgTGCACTTCCTTTGGCGTAGTTGTCCCTTTTTTTTGGGCTTTCCCTGCAtttcgctttttgttgttgtttgccttttttttttggtaataatTTTGAGCGTCGCGCCAGAGCCGGAAGTGCTCtcatgttgctgccactgcggCAGCATCTTCCTTTGAtctgtttttaatttgcaacatGCGAGTACTCcactctctctttgtctgCTGCAAAGCAAATAGAGTTGCCATTTTGGCATAGTGAATCTCTCACTCTCGTCGCtcttcaatatataaaaacaatgcagAAAACACTTCATCATGTGTTGCCTCCTCCGCACTTTTTCTGATTGCGGGTGTGCgtgttgttgtctgtttttGGATTTGACAGGCCGTCGCCTTTTGCATTGTTCAaagctattgctattgctattgtgCCATTGTGTGTCCTTGGTGTCCAAGTGCTGATGCTCCTCCTGTTGTGGCATGCTTCGTGCCAATGCCGTGTTCAAAATCCATTTAGTTGCCATTTGAAGGCAGTTACATTGTCTAGAcgcaacatttattaaatgttttatggTTTTGCACATCAAATTATATATGGACAAATAAAAATCGGCCATTAGAGCGAGACACTGAGaacgagagtgagagaaatgGATGGGGGGAAGAGAGTGGAGTGGAGTTAGTTTTGGTGCAGCGGAAATGCTGACAGGATGTGGCATCAAGCGTTGCGAGCTTAATGGAAATGGAAGCAGACAAGCTGGTTCTttgaaaaaatagaaaggaaTTTGACAACGTGAGAAGTtgggaaaaaaaaagagtgagGATGATAAAGAAGTATGACAAAGAAAGCAAGAGTTGGTAGTGGAAAAGAATGAGAAGAATTCTAATATTGAAAAAGACAGaattagaaaaaaatgaaactgaTAAGACagtaaaacaaatattgaagGAGACCTTAAATGTCAAAGAAACAAAcctgtatatttatttatggataGCATAGATTGATCAATTGTAAATGGCAGGAAGAAACAgcagtaaaattaaaaagagaaaaggaGTGTCAAATACAATGAAGTATTAACATAAGACAAAGTAAATGTGAACCAAAgggtaatataaaatatactgaaacaaCAGTCACAGGAAAATTTATGGACTCTAAAAGTAATATAAACTTATTTAGACATTGATTGAAAGAAAGTGAGAGCGTTGATTTATATTACAGAcagacaacaaataaacatgaataatgataataagataataataaagaagAGAGAAACTAAAGTAcgataaaaaagaatatacaatattaaagaTATATAGCACAAATCGAAAGGTATAATGGAAAGTGACTTGCAGAATATAGAAAAGCAAATATAGCTTAAGCCATAGATAGACAAAGATCCAGCAAGTGTCATCAAGTAAATCGGCTGCAATGCTGCAAAGACATTGCTGCGACAGgcacaacaaatttgttgtccGATCAGTGGCAACGTCATTAACTTGTGGCAGTGGCAAACGCCGCGTTGACCCCATCAATGTCTAGCGCTCGTCTTCGCATCGTGTAGCGGCCACCATCTATGCATATATTAAGCGAAATGGTAGCCAAggagtctctctctctctgtgtgtaaTCGCTGGCGCAACAATTCCAAGGAACACGCGCAGCCAACGAtcagagaagagaagaggagagcTCGAGGCGAGGCAAAGGAGCTAGCAAATAGCTCACGTCGTTTATCATTTGCAAACAAAGAAGGCAAACCGAAAGGGGGAAGACACAACAGACAGTGGCAGACAGAGGTGGACAGCACAGCGACAGGAGAACATGGCAAAGAGacaggaacagcagcagcggagaGAGGAACATGAACCAACCGACAGAGGCCAATCAAGTTGGCCACACCATGGCAATGCGGGACATAAATCACAAGGCGCGACCAGGCGCACAATGGCACGTCCACAATGGGGTAGtcccatctccatctccatcttcaactccaactccaactgcaaGAGAGCTGAGGCTGGAAATGATTGCCCGCTGATTGCCAGTGCGGCAATTACTCAATTTTATACACGCGCATTATTTGTCTGTGTCGATCCAAAAGACTCgactttgacttcgacttcgacttctcTTTGCTGCTCGACAGCCTAAACGCTGCGAAGCAACTGCAGACTTTAATCAACGTTTatgttaaacaatttaaatttatggcAAAATAATGCGCTAGCCATGCAATTGCTGTGCTGACTGACTGATCGCACCCACCTcttcccctttccctttctctctgCAGCAACTACGACAGTCCCTACCGCTCCACGTATAGTATACCCACAAGCCTGGGTCTGCgtcccagcaacagcagcaacagccatcagcagcagcagcagcagaacaacaactccagcagctacaacaacaatggcagcaatTTGCAGACACCTGACTCGCCTCGCAGCACGCGCAGCGCTCCCTGGCCGAGATCCCAGCAGCGTTCGCTCTTCGGCCACAATCCCTCAAGTCCACGCTCGGTGCGTTCGGTCAGCACCACGGGCGGTGGtctgcatcatcatcatagcCATCACAGCCATGGCCATGGCACcagtcatcatcatcatcatcatcatcaacagcagcagcagcagcaacaaacatcgtcgtcgtcgtcgcatcaTCAGCATCGACAGCAACGCGCCAGCTCCTCATCCGCCTCGCATCAGCAGCAACGCTATCGCTCCAGCTCCGTGGAGAGTCATTCGTCCAACGATTCGCGCTCCACGCGACGGTAAGCAAAGACATCTACAACTTCTCTTAGGATCCATTTAAAAGGTTATTCTACATGAACAGCCACAAGCATCGCCATCGTCGCACCTCGGACAATGAGAGCGAGCTGTCTCGTGGCTCAGGTCGTTCGGGGCGTTCGCATCATCGCAAGCACCGACGCTCGCATCGACATCGTCGTGACTCTGCCGGTGGCTCCGATCATGACAGCACACGTGGACGCAGTTACTCCGGACATCGCAGCTCTTCGATGCGCAGCGGCAGCGCTGAGCTCATCGATTCGACCACTCAATGGCGTGAGGTTCAACGTCGCCAGGCGGAGGCGAGTCTGGGACAGAGTTCGGTGCAACAAGCATCGGTGTCCAAGAGCAGCATGGTGGCTCGCAGTCTGCACAGCAACGACAGTCACTCGGACACACATTCGCATCACAAGTCGCGACGCCATCGCAAGAATAAGTAAGTAAAGACTTTTCTCTCTTTACtccattattatttatgcttcCCCCGCTTAGATCACCTTCCGAGTCACGCAGTCGCATGTGGAACAGCGAGCTGGCCAAGCATCTGCAATTCGATCTGGTGGACACCGCTGGCATGTCGGAGCAGCAGCTACGCGAGATTCCCTACACAGTGGTGGAGACCACCTCGAAGCGTTCCAACTCCAATCTGAAGATacacaagagcaacagcaagagcagcgTCGGTGCCAAGAGCACAGGCTCAGGAAACACCATCACCAATGGCAGTGGCTCAGGCAATGCGGGACAGGCCAAGAATCGCGTGGATCGCATTCGCGGGTAAGTTGAGTTCGGGTTTGCAGACGGCGAGAGTGAGTGCTGCTTGCATTGCATTTCTCATTATTGGTTGGTGCCTTGTAGACTCTACTACCAAAGCTCTCATCCGCATGATAGCAATGGCGGCGGCGTCGGCAATCCTGGCGGTGGTGGCCACGGAGGTCACGGTGGTGCAGCTCCCAAGAACGGTTCCATACGCTCGGCCAGCACGATCTCTTCCCGGGAGTGCGAACGCAACAATGGACACGGCTTAGTTCGGTGAGTAAAGACAAGTTCGTTAGACTATTACcatattatttactttatgaatttctttataatttgtCATATTAGTTTCATAATTTCTCTATGGAACTTATAAAACAAttactttcattattatttcctATATCTTTTGTTATGTTACTTGTAAAATAATTACTCAATATTTgactttttatttagtttattaatttccatagttgttataatttattaaataatttagtatttttttacattattatttttatcaaagtGTAGTCTATTCTTGATTTAACCATCTTCACTTTCTTATATACCAAACCACCTAAAAAATACTGTACTAGTATATTTCTTACATCATTTTTTCccatattatttgttattttacttACGATATTagttattagttatttaatttgtttcctactttgtataccaaataatctattaaatactatatttttgtactttctAGTCTTATATTCCTTAGATTATTTCTTcctatattatttgttatattttttactttattagCAACTTTAGTATCTTTAATATATTCCCCCATTTATCCATCTAATTTATGTCCTACCTTTCAGCATGATGTCCAGCATGAGCATGGGTGACTTCATCTCGCCCACGGGATCGAATCTGAGTCCACTGGAGAACTCGGCGTTACGTGTTTCACATGAGCACACAGACTCTGGACTAGGAGCTGATCAGGACTATGCATACTCCTCAGAAAGGTAAGCACAATACACTTCACTGTAgtattataatttagtatttattttactttggTAGTTAAGTATTTTGTAAAGCAGCATATCTGCTgctttcatttctttcttCATAAATTTGAGTTACTTTTACATGCCATAAATGCCAATGAGTTTTCGATTACAACACAACTTTTAAATAGCATAGATATTTCAACTGTCAGCAACTTATTACACATTCGATTACCTTAAATAGTTGCCTTTGCAACACACTTGCTCACTCGACTCCCACGACTGTTTTTGtaacttaaataaatgaattaccTGCCcatatttaatgtaaacaaTTTCTCTCTCGTTTGTAATCgaatttcgaaaaaaaaaacagatccAGCGATAGCACACGTTATGGCACCAACAAATCATCGGGCGCCTCGAGCGGCAGTCATCGCAAGTCAGTTGGCAGCGCCAgcaacggcggcggcggcaacaacggtggaggaggtggaggtggcTACAACAGCCTCATGCAACAGACTGTGAgtaatcagcagcagcaacagcaacaacaacgttcgCTCTTCGCACAGCGACAACAGAAGCCCAATTACAAATACGCCAACAACTCCTCGAACTCCACATCGTCCTCCACTAACCCAAAACAAAACCTGGCGCCCGTACACGGCGCATCCTCATCCACAGCAAATACTAACTCGACGAGCGTGTCAACaacacagtcgcagtcgaacAACAACcataaaagcagcagcagcagcagcaacgctgGCAACACTGGCGCCAGCGGCAGCAATCGCCTGCTCAGCTACACGACGTTCGAGAACAATCAGTACAAGTTCAGTTTGAACAATGCGGCGCTGGGCAAGGCGACGACGTCTGGCGCACGtgttgccagcagcagcagcagcaatctcACGGGTAACATGGTAACAACCGGTAATGGTGGTGGTGGCAATGCTCTTAGcagtggtggtggtggtggtctTGGTGGTGCTTTCAGTCGACAACGCAGCTTTGTCGAATGGCCCAATAACCCGGCGGCGCCTTATTACTATCAAGGACCCTCGACGAGTGCGGCACAAGTGAAGCGACGCGATGCCAAGTCCGACATTGGTGT includes the following:
- the LOC132786128 gene encoding hornerin isoform X3; this translates as MNCLCRPSRIMSVRINLLDETDFIHEIKDDLPGQALLDVVFARLNLIETSYFGIRYIDDENQTHWLDPASRISRQLKPKSDPYDLYFGVKFYAADPCKLLEEITRYQLFLQVKQDVLQGRLPVAFELAAELGAFVVQSELGDYDQRRHSKGYVSEFRLLPNQSSELEARVSELHQQLKGMSPSSAELNYLDKVKWHDMYGVDLHPVLGEDSVEYFLGLTPSGIVVLRNKTTVAHYYWPRIAKVYYKGRYFMLRISDKNNELSTYGFETPRKSACKHLWRCCVEHHAFFRQVRVAPLPNSQSHAADLFQLGSRFRHSRTDKQTEKDALAAGRAPPAFTRVPSKRQPRRVIDDFFNSNNGGGGGGGGGGGGGGGIISMGNRPLPQPLPLQSLANSNGNSANNYDSPYRSTYSIPTSLGLRPSNSSNSHQQQQQQNNNSSSYNNNGSNLQTPDSPRSTRSAPWPRSQQRSLFGHNPSSPRSVRSVSTTGGGLHHHHSHHSHGHGTSHHHHHHHQQQQQQQQTSSSSSHHQHRQQRASSSSASHQQQRYRSSSVESHSSNDSRSTRRHKHRHRRTSDNESELSRGSGRSGRSHHRKHRRSHRHRRDSAGGSDHDSTRGRSYSGHRSSSMRSGSAELIDSTTQWREVQRRQAEASLGQSSVQQASVSKSSMVARSLHSNDSHSDTHSHHKSRRHRKNKSPSESRSRMWNSELAKHLQFDLVDTAGMSEQQLREIPYTVVETTSKRSNSNLKIHKSNSKSSVGAKSTGSGNTITNGSGSGNAGQAKNRVDRIRGLYYQSSHPHDSNGGGVGNPGGGGHGGHGGAAPKNGSIRSASTISSRECERNNGHGLVRMMSSMSMGDFISPTGSNLSPLENSALRVSHEHTDSGLGADQDYAYSSERSSDSTRYGTNKSSGASSGSHRKSVGSASNGGGGNNGGGGGGGYNSLMQQTVSNQQQQQQQQRSLFAQRQQKPNYKYANNSSNSTSSSTNPKQNLAPVHGASSSTANTNSTSVSTTQSQSNNNHKSSSSSSNAGNTGASGSNRLLSYTTFENNQYKFSLNNAALGKATTSGARVASSSSSNLTGNMVTTGNGGGGNALSSGGGGGLGGAFSRQRSFVEWPNNPAAPYYYQGPSTSAAQVKRRDAKSDIGVPTRRLSGQSVTKTQLLTGGSGGGSSQLANASCYPMHYASSNVTNLSGHNRVLGQRGVVGSAGVGIGFAGLQPAKSDLFLSYIHGGEYERPYIYNYKMPQMPPGLLGGSFSGIGHSNGNGSGSGSGSASGSPKQQASAYHISGAQTADPPPPPAPLYGGSAPANDVMYYQFDKGAAKSQQQQQQQSQQQQQQQQPPPIVQQPKATSANVAGGSGGGAAAGPLVYLQHGQNVAPSNVTSTQQTSAIVSEMSTEL
- the LOC132786128 gene encoding band 4.1-like protein 4 isoform X4 translates to MNCLCRPSRIMSVRINLLDETDFIHEIKDDLPGQALLDVVFARLNLIETSYFGIRYIDDENQTHWLDPASRISRQLKPKSDPYDLYFGVKFYAADPCKLLEEITRYQLFLQVKQDVLQGRLPVAFELAAELGAFVVQSELGDYDQRRHSKGYVSEFRLLPNQSSELEARVSELHQQLKGMSPSSAELNYLDKVKWHDMYGVDLHPVLGEDSVEYFLGLTPSGIVVLRNKTTVAHYYWPRIAKVYYKGRYFMLRISDKNNELSTYGFETPRKSACKHLWRCCVEHHAFFRQVRVAPLPNSQSHAADLFQLGSRFRHSRTDKQTEKDALAAGRAPPAFTRVPSKRQPRRVIDDFFNSNNGGGGGGGGGGGGGGGIISMGNRPLPQPLPLQSLANSNGNSANNYDSPYRSTYSIPTSLGLRPSNSSNSHQQQQQQNNNSSSYNNNGSNLQTPDSPRSTRSAPWPRSQQRSLFGHNPSSPRSVRSVSTTGGGLHHHHSHHSHGHGTSHHHHHHHQQQQQQQQTSSSSSHHQHRQQRASSSSASHQQQRYRSSSVESHSSNDSRSTRRHKHRHRRTSDNESELSRGSGRSGRSHHRKHRRSHRHRRDSAGGSDHDSTRGRSYSGHRSSSMRSGSAELIDSTTQWREVQRRQAEASLGQSSVQQASVSKSSMVARSLHSNDSHSDTHSHHKSRRHRKNKSPSESRSRMWNSELAKHLQFDLVDTAGMSEQQLREIPYTVVETTSKRSNSNLKIHKSNSKSSVGAKSTGSGNTITNGSGSGNAGQAKNRVDRIRGLYYQSSHPHDSNGGGVGNPGGGGHGGHGGAAPKNGSIRSASTISSRECERNNGHGLVRMMSSMSMGDFISPTGSNLSPLENSALRVSHEHTDSGLGADQDYAYSSERSSDSTRYGTNKSSGASSGSHRKSVGSASNGGGGNNGGGGGGGYNSLMQQTSAIVSEMSTEL